The sequence below is a genomic window from Campylobacter concisus.
CTATCAAATATAGTAGAAAACGATAGCGTTATAGAGGGCACAGTTAAAAAAATCACAACTTATGGCATGTTTGTTGATGTTGGCGGTGTCGATGGGCTTGTGCATTATAGTGAGATAAGCTATAAGGGTCCAGTAAATCCTAGCTCACTATATAAAGAAGGCGATAAAGTTTTAGTTAAAGTTATCAGCTATGATAACGAAAAACGCCATTTGTCTTTATCTATCAAAGCAGCTACTCCAGATCCTTGGGAAGAGATCATAAATGATGGACTAGAGGTTGGTGACACTATCAAAGTTACAGTTAGTAATATTGAGCCTTATGGCGCATTTGTTGATCTTGGAAATGATATTGAAGGATTTTTACATATATCTGAAATTTCATGGGACAAAAATATCAAAAATCCAAAAGATCACATTAATGAAGGTCAAGAGATCGATGTTGAGGTTATTGAGATAGATGCAAAAGGACATCGTCTAAGAGTGAGCCTTAAAAATTTACTTCCAAAGCCATTTGATGAGTTTAAGGCAAAACACAAAGAGGGCGACGTAGTAAAAGGCGTTGTGACAACTATCACAAATTTTGGTGCATTTGTTAGAGTAGGCTGCGTTGAGGGCTTGTTACACAATGAAGATGCATCTTGGGATAGAAATGACAAGTGCAAAGATATGTTTAAAGCTGGTGACGAGCTTGAAGTAAAGATCATCAAAATCGATAGTGCTGAACAAAAAGTTTCACTTAGCCTAAAAGATCTAAAACAAAGTCCAGTTCAAGCATTTGCTGATAAATTTAATGTAGGTGATATCGTAAAAGGAACAATTCGCGACATTAAAGACTTTGGCGTATTTGTAGAGCTTGGTGATAACGTTGATGCGCTGATCCGCAAAGAAGATTTAGGTAGTGTAGACGTTAGCACACTTAAGATTGGCGATGAGATCGAAGCAGCTATCGCATTTATCGATGAGAAGAAAAATAGAATTCGCCTGAGCATACGCCGTTTAGCAAAACAAAAAGAGCGTGAAGTGTTAAATGAGATCAATGATAACGATGATAAAGTAACACTTGGCGATATTATAAAAGAACAATTACTTTAGTTTAAATGGGCAGACGCATACTTTTATTAGTAGTTGTCCTGCTATTTGTTATATTGGGTTTGGTTGGAATTTCTCTTGTTAAATTTGCAAGTATAAATTTCAGCCAAATATCTGAAGAAAATATCACAAATGAGCAAAATTTAACTAAAAACACGACCAGCGATACCAACTGGATGAGTGAGCTAGCAACTATTAGAAAAAGAGATTATGTGCTGCCTGTAAATGAAATTTTTATAGAATACAACCGACCCAAAATAGAAAAACCAAAGATTACTGCATATGAGCTTTTGATAGATAAAAATGATATCTATTCAATGTTTTGTTTGATGCAGACTTTAAGAAAAAGTGAGGTCGATTTTACTGTTGTAAAAGATGGTGCAAAAAGCCAGATATTTTTAAATACTCAAGACTCTAAACTTCTACAAAATATCATTTTAGAACTAAGAGTTTATGATATCCACTCAAGTGTGAGAGAGGTAAAATTATGAAAACTATCATTGTTTGCGATGCGATACATCCAGTAGGTTTTGAACTTTTAAAAAAAGAGCAAGATATAAACGTAATAGATGCAGTTAATACTCCCAAAGATGAACTTTTAAAAATTTTAGGCGAGGCTGATGTTGCTATAACAAGAAGCTCAACTGAAGTAAACGAGGCCTTTTTAAACGCTGGTAAAAAACTAAAAGCTATCGTTAGAGCTGGTGTTGGTGTAGATAATGTCGATATAGAAGGATGCTCAAGACGTGGCATAATAGCTATGAACGTTCCAACTGCAAACACTATTGCTGCAGTTGAGCTAACAATGGCGCATATGCTAGCTTCAGCTAGATCTCTTGAATACGCTCATAATGATCTAAAGCTAGATAGAATTTGGAAGCGTGAGAAATGGTATGGGGTTGAGCTTTTTAAGAAAAAGCTTGGCGTGATCGGCTTTGGCAATATTGGCTCAAGGGTAGCCGTTCGTGCAAAAGCTTTTGGTATGGAGATCATCGCTTATGATCCATATATTGACCCATCTAAAGTTATCGACATGGGCGGTACTTATACTAAAAATTTTGATGATATTTTAGCATGTGATTTTATCACGATACATACACCAAAGACTAAAGAGACAACCGATATGATCGGCGCCAAAGAGATCGCAAAAATGAAAGATGGCGTAAGACTTATAAACTGCGCTAGAGGTGGTCTTTATAACGAAGAAGCGCTTTATGAAGGACTAAAAAGTGGCAAGATAGCATTTGCCGGTATTGATGTTTTTACAAGAGAGCCAGCAACTGATCATCCACTTCTTGATCTAAATAATGTAAGTGTCACCCCACACCTTGGAGCAAATACGCTTGAGTCACAGCGAAATATCGCAGTAGAGGCAGTCGAGCAAGCTATTTTAGCAGCTCGCGGCATAAGCTATCCAAATGCGTTAAATTTACCTATAAAAACAGAAGATCTACCGCCATTTGTTGAACCTTATATCGATCTTACAAGCAAGATGGCATTTCTTGCTGCACAGATAAATAAAAGCGTTATCAAGGCCATTCGTATCGAGACTCACGGTCAGATTAGCGAATATGCAAATTCAATGCTAACTTTTGCAATCGTAGGTGCTTTAAAAGAGAGTCTTGGTGATGCGATAAATTATGTAAATGCTAAATTTTTATGCGATGAAAAAGGTATAGTGACTGAAACTAGTCTTGGCGGAGATAGTATTTTTAAAAATAAAATCACAGTTCGCTTAACTACTGAAAATGGCATTGTAACCGTAGGTGGAACGGTATTTGGTGAAAATCAGCAACGTATCGTAACGATAAATGGTTTTAAGACTGACTTTAAACCAAAAGGCAAGATGATCATCTTTAAAAATCATGACGTGCCAGGCGTTATCGCTCAAATCAGTAAAATTTTAGCTGATGAAAAGATTAATATCGCAGACTTCCGCCTTGGTAGAGATGATCACAATATGGCACTTGCTGTTATCTTGGTTGATGAACATATAAAAGTAGAAACGTTAGAGAGACTAAACGCACTTGAAGCTTGCGTTTGGGCTCAATACGCAGTTATATAAAATTTTGAAAGGATAAAAAATGGCTTCATATTCAATGGGCGATCTAAAAAAAGGGCTAAAGATCGAGATCGATGGCGTTCCTTATAAAATCGTAGAATATCAACACGTTAAACCGGGCAAAGGTGCAGCTTTTGTTCGTGCAAAAATCAAATCTTTTATCGATGGAAAAGTGCTTGAAAAGACTTTTCACGCAGGCGATAAATGCGAGCAACCACATCTTGAAGAAAAAGAGATGCAGTATCTTTATGATGATGGTGAATATTGTCAGTTTATGGATACGGTTACTTATGAGCAAGTTGCTATTAGCGATGAGGATGTGGGTGATGTTAAAAAATGGATGATCGATGGCATGATGGTTGAAATTTTATTTCACAATGGCAATGCGATCGGCGTTGAAGTGCCACAAGTAGTTGAGCTAAAGATAGTTGAGACTCCACCAAATTTCAAGGGTGATACGCAAGGCGGTAAAAAGCCAGCTACTCTTGAGAGCGGCGCGGTAGTTCAGATACCATTTCACGTACTTGAGGGCGAGGTTATCCGTGTGGATACTGTTCGCGGCGAGTATATCGAGCGTGCAAATAAATAAAGCAGCTTAATCTTTCTTGCTAAATTTACGTTTAGTAAGCCCAATGCTTAGCTAAAGTCACTATTTAAAAAGTATTGGCTTTAGCAAAAACTTCATTTCATACATTGTAAATTTTCAAGTAGCACTAGCATAAAATATACAAAATTTTTATATTTTATAAAAATCCAAATATAGCCAAATATCAGCTCATAAAATCTTCAAAAATCAAAAAAATATATAAAATAATGAAAATTCTTAGCAAGATAAGCAAATGTTTTAACTATAAAATTTTTATATTAGGATAGTAGAACCGTAAGTCAAAAATAGGGAAAAACGAGACGGTTTCCCGTCTCGGTAGCTAGCATTAAGCCGACTTTTCTTTGAGATATTTGTTTATAAGAGTTGTGATCTCTTCACCGTGAGGAAATCTCGCTTCATCATTTCCAATGCGATCTTTCTTAGAAAATATAACATCTCCATTAACCTCGATGATGAAATTTCCACCATCACCTATAACCTTTTCGACTCTTGCATCACTAAAGTTCGCTTTTATTTCATCTTCTACACGAGAAGCTACCGGACGATAGTTTCAAGAGTTGCAGTAAATAATTTTTACTTGCATGCTCTGTCCTTTCTTGTGAAATAAGCCAACATTATATAAAATTTTATTTAACAAATAAAACATATTATTGTAAAGGATAAATTTATGAAAAAAGTTGCTGTGATTTTAGCTGAAGGATTTGAGGAGATAGAAGCACTAACTTCTGTTGATGTTTTACGTAGAGCTGGAGCGATAGCTTCTATTGTTGGGCTAAATGACGTAAACATCAAAGGATGTCACAATATATGCGTAAAAGCCGACGTAACACTTCGCGAGATGAAAGAGCTAGACTATGATGCGATCGTCCTTCCTGGCGGACTTCCAGGAGCTAGCAATCTAGCAAACGATACAAGACTCAAAGCAATTTTGCAAAATTTTGATAAAAGCAATAAGCTTATTTGTGCCATTTGTGCTGCTCCTATGGTGCTTGAGAGTGCTGGTGTGCTAAAAGATCATTTTGTTTGTTATCCAGGATTTGAAGAAAATGTAAGAAGTGATAAAAGGGGTTATGATAACGGCAAGAGTGTATTGAGGGATCAAAATATTATTACAGCAAAAGGTCCTGCTTTTTCAATGGAATTTGCACTTTTTATAGTTAAAAATTTACTTGGCGATGAAGCGTATCTTAAAGTAAAGAATGATTTACTTTATAAATAGCTTATAAAGATAAAATAATTTTTTATTTAATTATTATTTTTAAACTTAAGATTAGATTTTGTTTAGTGATAGTTATAGAAGCTCTATATATACGAGTTTGTAGCTTTTAAGAATATTTTTCAAAAAAATATAATAAATTTTTGATTTTTTACATCTTTTTGACGAAAATTAGCTATTATCACACTAACCGAATAAATCGGTAATTTTTTTAAGGAATACTCCTGTGAATATTTATGTAGGAAATTTGTCGTATAGAACGACAGAGGCAGAATTAAAGGAAGCCTTTGCACAATTTGGTGAAGTAAGGCGAGCAAAAATAGTAAAAGATAGAGAAACTGATCGTTCAAAAGGCTTTGGCTTTGTTGAAATGGACGATGCAAATGAGGGACAAAAAGCTATAGACGCACTAAATGAAAAAGAACTAGGCGGACGTACTTTAAGGGTAAATGAGGCTAGACCAAGGGATTAATGACTATTTGCCACCAAATGGTGGCATAGCATCCCGCATAGCTCCTACGCCTAGTGGGTTTTTGCATGCTGGCAATGCTTATAACTTCATCCTAACTTATCTCTTGACACGTTCGGTAAATGGCATTTTGCACTTACGTATCGATGATTATGATCTTAGTAGATACCGGCAAGAATTTGTTCAAAATATCTTTAATGTTTTAGATTTTTTGGAAATTGATTACGATAAAGGTCCAATTAGTGTAAGTGACTTTGAGCGTAATTTTAGCTTTAAGACGAGATCGCAAAGATATGAAAATGTGCTAAAAAAGCTTAATGAAATTTATATCTGCGAATGTTCAAGGACTAGAAAAAATGCCTACATAAACGGCATTTACACTAAAATTTGTAAAAATAAAAATCTAAAATTTATAAAAGACAAGACTGCCATTAGACTAAGCGTGGATGAGGGTGATCCTCTTGGTAAGCTTGTGGCAGAGCAAATGGGCGATTTTGTGATTTACAAAAAAGATTTTGCTCCTGCTTACAACTTTGCAAGCGTGATAGATGACGAGGATATGGGTATAAATTTGGTTGTTAGAGGTGAGGATTTAAAGGCTTGCACGCTAGCTCAAAGATACCTTGCAAAAAGGCTAAATTTTAGCTTTTATAATGCTAATTTTATTCATCATAAGCTACTTTTAAAAGATGGCAAAAAGCTCTCAAAAAGCTCAAAATCACCACCAATTAATCTAAAAGATAGCCCGCAAATTTATTACAAAATTTTAGCAAATGATCTTGGTTTAGATATAAAATCAGCAGACAAAATCCAAAATCTACTTTACGAGTTTAAGCTAAAAAATATAGCCAAAAAATTTTTGCAAAGTATGAGCTAAATTTATACTATATATGCAGTTTATCCCCGCCTTAATATTTTGCTTTGATTATTTGAGCTTTGTCTCAAAAAATGCACTAAAAAGCGAGTTTATACCTTGCTTTGTAAATTTCTCCATTATCTTTTCGATCTGCGGTTTTTCTTGCCAGATGGGCTCATCTACGAGGCTCATTTTTGCTAGCTCATTTTGAGCATCTATGTAGCTACCAAGGCTATCAATTAGCCCCATTTTTAGGGCATTATGAGCTAAAAAGACCCTTGCGTTTGCCCACTCGTCTTTTTTCTTGATATCTAAATTTCTAGCCTCTGCCACGTCGCTTACAAATAGCATGTAAGCATCATTTACGAGCCCTTGCAAGCTCTCACGCTCTTGCTTGCTCCAGCTCCTCATAAAGGTGCCAGCCTCTTTAAACTCGCCAGCCTTCACCACCTGCTCGCTCACGCCTAAATTTTTGGCTAAATTTTCGATGTTTGCCCCTTGCATGATGACGCCGATCGAGCCTATGAAAGCACCTGGGTTTGCAATGATAGTACCAGCATTTACGCCAGCGTAGTAGCTGCCACTCGCCATGTTTCCAGCTGCGTATGCGAGCACTTTTTTAGTCTCTTTTAGTCGCTTGACCGCCATGGCTAGCTCCACGCTTGGACTTAGCGCACCGCCTGGGCTATCGATATAGAGCAGCACGCCTTTGATGTTGCTATCCAGCCTTGCTTTTTCGAGTGCATCTAAAATTTCACTAGTATCTACTATGGTGCCGGTGATGTCTATGCGGACTAAATTTGGCTCTTTCATCTTGCTATCTGGCGCAAATACGAAAAATAAGATCAGTAAAAATATGAGTGCCTTAAAGTAGCTATTGATAAATTTAAAAATTCCCAAAATTCCTCTAAAAATAAGCCTTAAAATTTGCAAATTTTGCCTCCGATATATAGTTTTTTAGCCTCGTTTGTGTGAAGTATGAGCTGAAGTATTAGCTCGCTATCATCGCACTCTAGGTCGTTATAGATTGCGATATCAGCCGCGCGTCCTGCCTTTATCTCGCCGTTATTTGTCCTAAGCGCCTTTGCGCCCCCATGCGTTGCAGCGACAAAAAGCCTAGTGGCAAGCTCGTTTAGATCAAGGCTAGCGTGGGTAAATAGGGCAGCTCTTAGTTCATGCCAAAAATTTAGGCTGATATTTGAGCTAAGGCCGTCTGTGCCGATATTTAAGCTGACCTCATTTTTAAAAATTTCTTTTAAATTTAGCGCCTTTTTGCCAAGCAGTCTATTTGAAACGGCACAGTGTGTCACGCTGTGATGAGGCTTAAATTTAGTAAAATCGCTCACATAAACACAGTGCGTAAATAGCGTATCTACCTCACGAAACATCTCAAAATAGCTCTTTGCGTCATACATTGGCTTTGGGGCCGGATTAAATCTTAAAAGATGTTTTTTAAACCCTCCGGTGCCACGCTCTAGCCACTGCTTTTCAGTCTTGCTCTCTAAAAAGTGCGTGCTTACAAGTAGCTCATCTTTTTTAGCCATTTCAAGGGCAGCTTTGGCGAGCTTGGGGTGCACAGAGTAGGGCGAGTGCAGCGATATGGCTGGGGTGAAATTTTGGCTTTTATAGCCCTTTGTTTTTTCAAATTTAGCTAAGAAATTTTGCAAATTTTGCTGAACCATCTGCTCATTTGAGCCTAAAATTTCACTAAAAAGTACGACTTTTAGAGGGCTAGCGGCTAAAATTTCAAGCTCAGAGCCAAAGCTAGATATCTCGCCAATGGTACAAACTCCGCTTTTTAACAGCGAATTTATAGCTTCACTCATCGCTTTTTTAGCGTCCATTTTAGCTAGCTCGCCGCCTTTATCGACGATAGAGCCAAGCCATTTTATAAAGTCGCCATATTTTAGTGTGCTAACGTTTGAGCTAAACTCCAAATGAACGTGCGAGTTTATAAAGGCTGGGACAATCACGCTATCACCAAAGTCATAAATTTTCGCCTCTTTAAATTTCTTTTGCGCCTCTTTTTCGCTTGTAATTTCTAAAATTTTATCATCATCAATAACGACACAAGAATTTCTTAAAATTTTTGGATTTTCTCCGCCAGTGATTATTTTTTTTGCTTTTAAAATTTCCACATTTGAGCCTTAAATTTTTGTTATTGTAGCGAAAATTTAGGAACGAAAATGTATAATTTGGGCTATTTAATCAAAAAGGAGTGACATGGATAAGAAGCTAAAAATAATGGTTATCCAAGGGCCAAATATCAACATGCTTGGCGCTAGAGAGCCAGGAATTTACGGCGTTATGAAGATGGAGGATATCCACTCTCAAATGAAGATCGTTGCTGATCAAAATGACGTTGAGATCGAGTTTTTTCAAAGTAACCTTGAAGGCGAGCTAGTCGATAAGATCCAAGAGTGCTTGGGCGATGCTGACGGCATCATCATAAACCCAGCCGCTTACACTCACGCCTCTATCGCTATCCGTGACGCGCTAAGTGCGGTTGCGCTGCCAGTTATCGAGGTACATATCAGCAACGTTTATAGAAGAGAAGAGTTCCGCCACAAAAGCCTAATTGCACCAGTTGCGGCAGGCCAGATCGTGGGCTTTGGACCAGTTGGCTATCATTTAGCGATGATAGGTATGCTTCAAATTTTTGAGCAAATTAAAGCAGTAAGAGCAAATCAAAAAGCACAATGAATTTCATCTTAAAGGACGAAAACGCCGTATTTTACGAGTGCGGCTACAGCTGCGACAATGAGTTTTTGCTATGCCTTGATGGCGTAAAATACTTTTTCACGGACGCGAGGTATTATTTTGAGGTAAAAAGCTGCGTAAATGCAGGAGTAGTCGTTCTTTTGGCGCAGAGAAATTTAATAAGCGAGGTCAGGGCATTTTTAAGAAAGATGAAGCCAAGCAGCCTCGTTTTTAACCCTGACGAGTTAAGCTTAAGCGAGTATAACGTGCTTAGCAAAGGTTTTAAGATAAATTTCAAGCCAAAGGCAAATTTTTCTAGGCTAAAGAGAATTTGCAAGAGCGAAGATGAGATAAAAATTTTAAAAAAGGCAAGCGAATTTGGAGCAAAATGCTTTGACGAATTTGCTAAATTTGTGCGTGAAAATGGCGAGGGGATGAGCGAGAAAGAGCTTCATTTTAACGCTTCACTCATCTTTAGGCAAAAAAATGAGCTAGGTCTTAGCTTTGATCCGATCGTAGCGATAAATGAAAATGCCGCAAAGGCGCATGCATTGCCAGGGGATAAAATTTTAAAAAAAGGGGATTTGCTGCTACTTGATGCTGGTGTTAAATTTAAGCGTTACTGCTCTGATCGCACCAGAACTGCTTGCTTTGATGAAAATTTTAGCTTCTCAAAGGAACAAAAATTTAAAAACGCCAAGATGCAAGAAATTTACGAGATTGTAAAAGAGGCTCAGGCTGCTGCGATAAAGGTCGCTAGAGCTGGAGTTAGGGCGTGCGAGATAGACCTTGCAGCAAGAAGCGTGATAGCAAAGGCTGGATATGAAAAGGCCTTTTTTCACTCGACAGGACACGGTGTGGGTGTGGATATACACGAGCTTCCAGTCATCTCAGCAAGGAGCGAAACGCTCATAAAAGAGGGCATGGTCTTTAGCGTGGAGCCTGGAATTTATCTAGAAAATGAATTTGGTGTGCGCATCGAGGACGTGGTGGTCGCAAGAGAAGGTGGGTGCGAAATTTTATGAGGCTAGCTGGAGCAAGAAAGATCGTAAAAAGCCGTTTTTGCCCTAGTTTTTTTCAAAAAAGAGATGAG
It includes:
- the sppA gene encoding signal peptide peptidase SppA, encoding MQILRLIFRGILGIFKFINSYFKALIFLLILFFVFAPDSKMKEPNLVRIDITGTIVDTSEILDALEKARLDSNIKGVLLYIDSPGGALSPSVELAMAVKRLKETKKVLAYAAGNMASGSYYAGVNAGTIIANPGAFIGSIGVIMQGANIENLAKNLGVSEQVVKAGEFKEAGTFMRSWSKQERESLQGLVNDAYMLFVSDVAEARNLDIKKKDEWANARVFLAHNALKMGLIDSLGSYIDAQNELAKMSLVDEPIWQEKPQIEKIMEKFTKQGINSLFSAFFETKLK
- a CDS encoding SelT/SelW/SelH family (seleno)protein: MQVKIIYCNSUNYRPVASRVEDEIKANFSDARVEKVIGDGGNFIIEVNGDVIFSKKDRIGNDEARFPHGEEITTLINKYLKEKSA
- the aroQ gene encoding type II 3-dehydroquinate dehydratase — protein: MDKKLKIMVIQGPNINMLGAREPGIYGVMKMEDIHSQMKIVADQNDVEIEFFQSNLEGELVDKIQECLGDADGIIINPAAYTHASIAIRDALSAVALPVIEVHISNVYRREEFRHKSLIAPVAAGQIVGFGPVGYHLAMIGMLQIFEQIKAVRANQKAQ
- the mqnF gene encoding aminofutalosine deaminase family hydrolase, whose translation is MEILKAKKIITGGENPKILRNSCVVIDDDKILEITSEKEAQKKFKEAKIYDFGDSVIVPAFINSHVHLEFSSNVSTLKYGDFIKWLGSIVDKGGELAKMDAKKAMSEAINSLLKSGVCTIGEISSFGSELEILAASPLKVVLFSEILGSNEQMVQQNLQNFLAKFEKTKGYKSQNFTPAISLHSPYSVHPKLAKAALEMAKKDELLVSTHFLESKTEKQWLERGTGGFKKHLLRFNPAPKPMYDAKSYFEMFREVDTLFTHCVYVSDFTKFKPHHSVTHCAVSNRLLGKKALNLKEIFKNEVSLNIGTDGLSSNISLNFWHELRAALFTHASLDLNELATRLFVAATHGGAKALRTNNGEIKAGRAADIAIYNDLECDDSELILQLILHTNEAKKLYIGGKICKF
- the serA gene encoding phosphoglycerate dehydrogenase, with the protein product MMKTIIVCDAIHPVGFELLKKEQDINVIDAVNTPKDELLKILGEADVAITRSSTEVNEAFLNAGKKLKAIVRAGVGVDNVDIEGCSRRGIIAMNVPTANTIAAVELTMAHMLASARSLEYAHNDLKLDRIWKREKWYGVELFKKKLGVIGFGNIGSRVAVRAKAFGMEIIAYDPYIDPSKVIDMGGTYTKNFDDILACDFITIHTPKTKETTDMIGAKEIAKMKDGVRLINCARGGLYNEEALYEGLKSGKIAFAGIDVFTREPATDHPLLDLNNVSVTPHLGANTLESQRNIAVEAVEQAILAARGISYPNALNLPIKTEDLPPFVEPYIDLTSKMAFLAAQINKSVIKAIRIETHGQISEYANSMLTFAIVGALKESLGDAINYVNAKFLCDEKGIVTETSLGGDSIFKNKITVRLTTENGIVTVGGTVFGENQQRIVTINGFKTDFKPKGKMIIFKNHDVPGVIAQISKILADEKINIADFRLGRDDHNMALAVILVDEHIKVETLERLNALEACVWAQYAVI
- a CDS encoding glutamate--tRNA ligase family protein, producing the protein MRLDQGINDYLPPNGGIASRIAPTPSGFLHAGNAYNFILTYLLTRSVNGILHLRIDDYDLSRYRQEFVQNIFNVLDFLEIDYDKGPISVSDFERNFSFKTRSQRYENVLKKLNEIYICECSRTRKNAYINGIYTKICKNKNLKFIKDKTAIRLSVDEGDPLGKLVAEQMGDFVIYKKDFAPAYNFASVIDDEDMGINLVVRGEDLKACTLAQRYLAKRLNFSFYNANFIHHKLLLKDGKKLSKSSKSPPINLKDSPQIYYKILANDLGLDIKSADKIQNLLYEFKLKNIAKKFLQSMS
- a CDS encoding 30S ribosomal protein S1, which encodes MAVNKSVQLGKAKDEDIEDIDFAAMLEESFKKTEEDSDAKIVSINGDEVLIDVGKKSEGILNVSEITDANGNLTHKVGDTIKVVITGSRNGRPIVSHKKALRKEKVKAFIEAYDPENSGEIDIKVVGKNKGGFITQDANGVEFFLPKTHSGFKNAEGVIGKTYKVRVIKIDKEENSIVVSRKKILDDDRKKRKEALSNIVENDSVIEGTVKKITTYGMFVDVGGVDGLVHYSEISYKGPVNPSSLYKEGDKVLVKVISYDNEKRHLSLSIKAATPDPWEEIINDGLEVGDTIKVTVSNIEPYGAFVDLGNDIEGFLHISEISWDKNIKNPKDHINEGQEIDVEVIEIDAKGHRLRVSLKNLLPKPFDEFKAKHKEGDVVKGVVTTITNFGAFVRVGCVEGLLHNEDASWDRNDKCKDMFKAGDELEVKIIKIDSAEQKVSLSLKDLKQSPVQAFADKFNVGDIVKGTIRDIKDFGVFVELGDNVDALIRKEDLGSVDVSTLKIGDEIEAAIAFIDEKKNRIRLSIRRLAKQKEREVLNEINDNDDKVTLGDIIKEQLL
- the efp gene encoding elongation factor P — its product is MASYSMGDLKKGLKIEIDGVPYKIVEYQHVKPGKGAAFVRAKIKSFIDGKVLEKTFHAGDKCEQPHLEEKEMQYLYDDGEYCQFMDTVTYEQVAISDEDVGDVKKWMIDGMMVEILFHNGNAIGVEVPQVVELKIVETPPNFKGDTQGGKKPATLESGAVVQIPFHVLEGEVIRVDTVRGEYIERANK
- a CDS encoding DJ-1 family glyoxalase III → MKKVAVILAEGFEEIEALTSVDVLRRAGAIASIVGLNDVNIKGCHNICVKADVTLREMKELDYDAIVLPGGLPGASNLANDTRLKAILQNFDKSNKLICAICAAPMVLESAGVLKDHFVCYPGFEENVRSDKRGYDNGKSVLRDQNIITAKGPAFSMEFALFIVKNLLGDEAYLKVKNDLLYK
- a CDS encoding RNA recognition motif domain-containing protein, which gives rise to MNIYVGNLSYRTTEAELKEAFAQFGEVRRAKIVKDRETDRSKGFGFVEMDDANEGQKAIDALNEKELGGRTLRVNEARPRD
- a CDS encoding M24 family metallopeptidase, coding for MNFILKDENAVFYECGYSCDNEFLLCLDGVKYFFTDARYYFEVKSCVNAGVVVLLAQRNLISEVRAFLRKMKPSSLVFNPDELSLSEYNVLSKGFKINFKPKANFSRLKRICKSEDEIKILKKASEFGAKCFDEFAKFVRENGEGMSEKELHFNASLIFRQKNELGLSFDPIVAINENAAKAHALPGDKILKKGDLLLLDAGVKFKRYCSDRTRTACFDENFSFSKEQKFKNAKMQEIYEIVKEAQAAAIKVARAGVRACEIDLAARSVIAKAGYEKAFFHSTGHGVGVDIHELPVISARSETLIKEGMVFSVEPGIYLENEFGVRIEDVVVAREGGCEIL